In Pantoea cypripedii, the following proteins share a genomic window:
- a CDS encoding efflux RND transporter permease subunit, whose amino-acid sequence MNLTRLFIFRPVTTLLLTLSIMLLGLLGYRLLPVAPLPQVDFPTIMVSASLAGASPETMAATVATPLERSLGQIAGITEMTSSSSQGSSTIILQFELDRDINGAARDVQAAINAARSLLPSSMESLPTYRKANPSDAPIVMLALVSATRTPGELYDLAESKIEQAMSQVQGVGEVSLMGSALPAVRIDLQPQKLTQYGISLDTVRSAIADSTTNLPKGILQGSSQSWLVDSNGQLDKAAQYRNLIVSYSDGKAVRLHDIATVYDSVEDKYQAGFLNATPSVMIGITRQAGANMLDTIDAIKAQLPNLEKDLPADTQLKLVVDRSPTVRQSLYDTEETLLIAVMLVIAVVFVFLRNVQAVVIPALALPVSLIGTCAVMYLLGYSLDNLSLMALIISTGFVVDDAIVVLENITRHIEEGLSPLRAALRGAQEVSFTVLSMTMSLIAVFIPILLMGSIVGRLFREFAVTLSISLLISMFVSLSLTPMLCARLLKPKPKVSKRPHPLYQFIENQLNALLAAYSRGLAWVLAHQKITMFSLLLTVVLNLFLYSVVQKGFFPNQDTGLLMGALRADQNISFQAMKPKMLQFTKIIESDPAVESVMSSMGSGMFGSRNSANFFVRLKDFDKRTATATEVANRLSMKTSHIAGGQMFLMAAQDLHIGGRSANATYQYSLQADDLDVLRTWTPKVQAALAAIPQLNSVDSDSQTGGQEVVINIDRDRAKMLGVNVQMIDTMLNNSFSQRQIATLYHTLNQYHVVMSLQDSYTRDPNILKELFVVNDSGDRVPLSAFATFVGGNAPLSVAHQGQSATSTIAFNLNDGVSLEQAQQLIKQAMAKIGLPSNVQAGFAGTAAAFSQLTATMPWLILAALAAVYIVLGVLYESYIHPITILSTLPSAGVGALLLLLLTNTQLTVIALIGIILLIGIVKKNAIMMIDFAIDAERRQGMTPRQAITQACLMRFRPIMMTTLAAFFGALPLALGSGGDADLRSPLGLAIAGGLALSQLLTLFTTPVVYLWLDSLSRATQRQWRRLRHAES is encoded by the coding sequence ATGAATCTGACGCGGCTGTTTATCTTCCGCCCGGTGACGACTCTGCTGCTGACGCTGTCGATCATGCTGCTTGGCCTGTTGGGCTACCGGCTGCTGCCGGTGGCTCCGCTGCCGCAGGTGGATTTCCCCACCATTATGGTCAGCGCCAGCCTTGCCGGGGCTAGCCCGGAAACCATGGCGGCCACGGTGGCGACACCGCTGGAACGTTCGCTCGGGCAGATCGCGGGCATCACCGAGATGACATCGAGCAGTTCGCAGGGTTCCAGCACCATCATTTTGCAGTTTGAACTGGATCGCGACATCAACGGCGCGGCGCGTGATGTGCAGGCGGCGATTAACGCGGCGCGCAGTTTGCTGCCAAGCTCGATGGAATCGCTGCCGACCTACCGTAAAGCCAACCCGTCCGATGCGCCGATTGTGATGCTGGCGCTGGTCTCCGCCACCCGCACACCGGGTGAGCTCTACGATCTGGCGGAAAGTAAAATTGAACAGGCGATGAGCCAGGTGCAGGGCGTGGGTGAAGTGTCGCTGATGGGCAGTGCGCTGCCTGCGGTGCGCATCGACCTGCAACCGCAGAAGCTAACGCAATACGGTATTTCACTGGATACGGTGCGCAGCGCCATTGCCGACAGTACCACCAACCTGCCGAAAGGGATTTTACAGGGCAGCAGCCAGTCGTGGCTGGTGGACAGCAACGGACAGCTGGATAAAGCGGCGCAGTACCGCAATCTGATCGTCAGCTATAGTGACGGCAAAGCGGTGCGCTTGCATGATATCGCCACCGTTTATGACTCCGTCGAAGATAAATACCAGGCCGGTTTCCTCAATGCTACGCCGTCGGTGATGATCGGGATCACCCGTCAGGCCGGGGCTAACATGCTGGATACCATCGATGCCATCAAAGCGCAGCTGCCGAACCTGGAAAAAGATCTGCCCGCCGATACCCAACTGAAACTGGTGGTGGACCGTTCCCCGACGGTGCGTCAGTCGTTGTATGACACCGAAGAGACGCTGCTGATCGCCGTGATGCTGGTGATTGCGGTGGTGTTTGTCTTCCTGCGCAATGTGCAGGCGGTGGTGATCCCGGCGCTGGCGCTGCCGGTGTCGTTGATTGGCACCTGTGCGGTGATGTATCTGCTGGGTTATAGCCTCGATAACCTGTCGCTGATGGCGTTGATCATCTCCACCGGTTTTGTGGTCGATGATGCGATTGTGGTGCTGGAAAACATCACCCGCCATATCGAAGAAGGGTTAAGTCCGCTGCGCGCCGCGCTGCGTGGGGCGCAGGAAGTGAGCTTTACCGTGCTGTCGATGACCATGTCATTGATTGCGGTCTTTATCCCGATCCTGCTGATGGGCAGCATCGTCGGGCGTCTGTTCCGCGAATTTGCCGTGACGCTTTCCATCTCGCTGCTGATTTCGATGTTTGTCTCGCTCAGCCTGACGCCGATGTTGTGCGCGCGCTTGCTGAAACCCAAGCCGAAGGTCAGCAAACGCCCGCATCCGCTGTACCAGTTTATTGAAAACCAGCTGAATGCGCTGCTGGCTGCCTACTCGCGTGGTCTGGCCTGGGTGCTGGCGCACCAGAAAATCACCATGTTCAGTTTGCTGCTCACCGTGGTGCTCAACCTGTTTTTATATTCGGTGGTGCAGAAAGGCTTCTTCCCCAATCAGGACACCGGGCTGCTGATGGGAGCGTTGCGCGCCGATCAGAACATCTCGTTCCAGGCGATGAAGCCGAAGATGTTGCAGTTCACCAAAATCATCGAGTCGGACCCGGCAGTCGAAAGCGTGATGTCGTCGATGGGCAGCGGCATGTTTGGGTCGCGTAACAGCGCCAACTTCTTTGTGCGGCTGAAGGATTTTGACAAGCGAACCGCGACCGCCACCGAAGTGGCTAACCGCCTGAGTATGAAGACCAGCCATATCGCCGGGGGACAGATGTTCCTGATGGCGGCGCAGGATCTGCATATTGGTGGCCGCAGCGCCAACGCCACTTATCAATACAGTTTGCAGGCCGACGATCTGGATGTGCTGCGCACCTGGACGCCGAAAGTGCAGGCGGCGCTGGCGGCGATCCCGCAGCTGAACAGCGTCGATTCCGACTCGCAAACCGGTGGCCAGGAAGTGGTGATCAATATCGATCGCGATCGGGCGAAGATGCTCGGGGTTAACGTGCAGATGATCGATACCATGCTGAACAACTCCTTCAGCCAGCGGCAGATCGCCACGCTGTACCACACGCTTAATCAGTACCATGTGGTGATGTCGTTGCAGGACAGCTACACCCGTGACCCGAATATCCTGAAAGAACTGTTTGTGGTGAACGACAGTGGCGACCGCGTGCCGCTCTCGGCCTTTGCCACCTTTGTCGGTGGCAATGCACCGCTTTCGGTGGCGCATCAGGGGCAGTCCGCTACCAGCACCATCGCCTTTAACCTGAATGACGGCGTCTCGCTGGAACAGGCGCAGCAGCTTATCAAGCAGGCGATGGCGAAGATCGGGCTGCCTTCCAATGTTCAGGCCGGTTTTGCCGGCACCGCCGCCGCGTTTTCTCAGCTGACCGCCACCATGCCGTGGCTGATTCTGGCGGCGCTGGCGGCGGTGTATATCGTGCTCGGCGTGCTGTACGAAAGCTATATCCATCCGATCACCATTCTTTCCACGCTGCCGTCGGCGGGCGTGGGTGCCTTGCTGCTGTTGCTGCTGACTAATACGCAGCTGACGGTGATCGCGCTGATCGGCATTATCCTGTTGATTGGTATCGTGAAAAAGAACGCCATTATGATGATCGACTTTGCCATCGACGCTGAGCGCCGTCAGGGCATGACGCCGCGTCAGGCGATTACTCAGGCCTGCCTGATGCGCTTCCGTCCGATCATGATGACCACGCTGGCGGCCTTCTTCGGCGCACTGCCGCTGGCGCTGGGCAGCGGCGGTGATGCTGACCTGCGCAGCCCGCTTGGTCTGGCAATTGCCGGTGGCCTGGCGCTCAGCCAGTTGCTTACTTTGTTTACCACGCCGGTTGTTTATCTCTGGCTCGATAGTCTGAGCCGCGCCACCCAACGTCAGTGGCGGCGGTTGCGTCATGCGGAATCCTGA
- a CDS encoding efflux RND transporter permease subunit, which yields MNPSRLFIQRPVATILLMVGVLIAGIFAYKFLSTSALPQVDYPTIQVTTLYPGASPDVMASSITSPLERQLGQMAGLSQMTSTSSGGSSIITLKFSLDLSLDVAEQEVQAAINAANNLLPSDLPNPPTYKKVNPADTAVITLAASSETLPLTQVQDLVNTRVALKLSQISGVGMVTLAGGHQPAIRVQMDPKALAAHNLTLEDVNTLIGNSNVNGSKGGFDGKYHSVTIDANDQLRTAEEYGNLIITYQNGAALRLKDIAHIEQGPENSFQSAWANNSPAIVISVQRQPGANVIQVVDAIKAKLPTLQAALPDGVKMTILSDRTQTIRASISDVQFELMLSVALVVMVTFLFLRNIAATLIPSVAVPLSLIGTFGVMYLADFSLNNLSLMALTIATGFVIDDAIVVVENISRRLEEGETPMQAALKGSQQIGFTIISLTFSLIAVLIPLLFMGDVVGRLFREFAITLAVSILVSMLVSLTLTPMLCAYLLQHIPPEKQSRFSRKGGEFFDKLVRGYDRMLTIVLNHQKLTLLVALATFALTAVLYLVIPKGFFPTQDTGLIQGVTIASQDVSFSEMSQRQQALAKVILQNPSVESLSSTIGIDGTNTSLNSGSMQINLKPFGERDDKADVVIKQLQQAATQVTGIQLYLQPAQDLTVNDQVTPNQYQFTLDDADSENLVKWTPQLIAALQKRPEFNGVVSNLQDQGRVAYVELNRDKAARYGITASDVDTALYNSFGQRLVSTIFTQANQYRVVLEVAPTYQQSPASFDDVYLQPSTSSSDSSSSTTSSSSSSSSSASSSSSSSDSSSSTTSSSTSSTTGMVKLTSIATIHERTGSLMHMRLNQFPAVMVSFNLSSGYSLEDAQQAITEVTQQLNLPSSITLRYQGETSAFQSATGNTLWLILAALITMYVVLGILYESFIHPVTILSTLPSAAVGALLTLLLAGSEFSLIALIGVILLIGIVKKNAIMMIDFALEAENKQGMSPRDAIHQACLLRFRPIMMTTMAALLGALPLMLASGSGAELRQPLGLVIVGGLIVSQVLTLFSTPVIYLWFDGWAQRGKRFVQRKQQQARGEQ from the coding sequence ATGAATCCGTCACGCCTGTTTATCCAGCGTCCGGTCGCCACCATCCTGTTGATGGTGGGCGTGCTGATCGCCGGGATCTTCGCTTATAAATTTCTCTCCACCTCGGCGCTGCCGCAGGTGGACTATCCGACCATTCAGGTCACCACGCTGTATCCGGGTGCCAGCCCGGACGTGATGGCTTCATCGATCACTTCGCCGCTGGAGCGCCAACTGGGGCAGATGGCGGGCTTAAGCCAGATGACCTCCACCAGTTCCGGCGGTTCCTCGATCATTACCCTGAAGTTCAGCCTTGATTTGTCGCTGGATGTGGCAGAGCAGGAAGTGCAGGCGGCGATCAACGCCGCGAACAACCTGCTGCCGAGCGATCTGCCTAATCCGCCGACGTATAAAAAGGTCAACCCGGCAGATACCGCGGTGATCACCCTGGCGGCCAGTTCGGAGACGCTGCCGCTGACCCAGGTGCAGGATCTGGTCAACACCCGCGTGGCGCTGAAGCTGTCGCAGATTTCCGGCGTCGGTATGGTGACGCTGGCGGGCGGACATCAACCGGCGATCCGTGTCCAGATGGACCCGAAAGCGCTGGCGGCGCATAACCTGACGCTGGAAGACGTCAACACCCTGATTGGCAACAGCAACGTGAACGGCTCAAAAGGTGGCTTCGATGGCAAATACCATTCGGTCACCATCGACGCTAACGACCAGCTGCGCACTGCGGAAGAGTACGGCAACCTGATTATCACCTATCAGAACGGTGCCGCACTGCGCCTGAAAGATATTGCTCATATTGAGCAGGGGCCGGAAAACAGCTTCCAGTCGGCATGGGCCAATAACAGCCCGGCGATTGTGATTAGCGTACAGCGCCAGCCAGGGGCAAACGTGATTCAGGTGGTGGATGCCATCAAAGCCAAACTGCCCACCTTGCAGGCGGCGTTACCGGATGGCGTGAAGATGACCATCCTCTCCGACCGTACGCAAACCATTCGCGCTTCGATCAGTGACGTGCAGTTCGAGCTGATGCTGTCGGTGGCGCTGGTGGTGATGGTCACCTTCCTGTTCCTGCGCAATATCGCGGCGACATTGATCCCCAGCGTCGCAGTGCCGCTGTCGCTGATTGGTACCTTCGGCGTGATGTACCTGGCGGACTTCAGCCTGAACAACCTGTCGCTGATGGCGCTGACCATCGCCACCGGCTTCGTGATCGACGATGCGATCGTGGTGGTGGAGAATATTTCGCGACGGCTGGAAGAGGGCGAAACGCCGATGCAGGCGGCGCTGAAAGGTTCTCAGCAGATTGGCTTCACCATTATCTCGCTGACCTTCTCGCTGATTGCGGTGCTGATCCCGCTGCTGTTTATGGGCGATGTGGTCGGGCGTTTGTTCCGTGAATTTGCCATCACCCTGGCGGTGTCGATCCTTGTCTCGATGCTGGTGTCGCTGACGCTGACCCCGATGCTGTGCGCTTACTTGTTGCAGCATATCCCGCCGGAAAAACAGTCCCGCTTCTCACGCAAGGGCGGTGAATTTTTTGACAAGCTGGTGCGCGGCTATGACCGCATGCTGACTATCGTGCTGAATCACCAAAAGCTGACGTTGCTGGTGGCGCTGGCGACCTTCGCGCTGACGGCGGTGCTGTATCTGGTGATTCCAAAAGGCTTCTTCCCGACCCAGGATACCGGCCTGATTCAGGGCGTCACCATTGCCTCGCAGGATGTGTCCTTTAGTGAAATGTCGCAACGGCAGCAGGCACTGGCAAAAGTGATTCTGCAAAACCCCTCGGTGGAGAGCCTGTCCTCCACCATCGGCATCGACGGCACCAATACCAGCCTCAACAGCGGCAGTATGCAGATCAACCTCAAGCCGTTTGGTGAGCGTGATGACAAAGCCGATGTGGTGATTAAACAGCTGCAACAGGCGGCGACCCAGGTGACGGGTATCCAGCTTTATTTGCAACCGGCGCAGGATTTAACGGTTAACGACCAGGTCACACCAAACCAGTATCAGTTCACCCTGGACGACGCCGACAGTGAAAACCTGGTGAAATGGACGCCGCAGCTGATTGCCGCCTTGCAGAAACGCCCGGAATTTAACGGCGTGGTGAGCAACTTACAGGATCAGGGCCGCGTGGCTTATGTGGAACTGAACCGCGATAAAGCGGCACGCTACGGCATTACCGCCTCGGATGTTGATACCGCGTTGTACAACAGCTTTGGTCAGCGTCTGGTGTCTACCATCTTTACCCAGGCGAACCAGTATCGCGTGGTGCTGGAAGTGGCTCCGACTTATCAGCAGTCTCCGGCATCGTTCGATGATGTCTATCTGCAACCGTCGACCAGCAGCAGTGACAGCAGCAGCTCCACCACCAGCAGCAGCTCGTCCAGCAGCAGTAGCGCCAGCTCCAGTTCCAGCTCATCGGACAGCTCCAGCAGTACGACCTCATCCAGCACCAGCAGCACCACTGGCATGGTGAAACTGACCTCGATCGCCACCATTCATGAGCGCACCGGTTCCCTGATGCATATGCGCCTCAACCAGTTCCCGGCGGTGATGGTGTCGTTTAACCTCAGCAGCGGTTATTCACTGGAAGATGCGCAGCAGGCGATTACCGAGGTGACCCAGCAGCTGAATCTGCCATCGAGTATCACCCTGCGTTATCAGGGGGAAACCTCGGCGTTCCAGTCAGCGACTGGCAACACGCTGTGGCTCATTCTCGCGGCGCTGATCACCATGTATGTGGTGCTGGGCATTCTGTATGAAAGCTTTATTCATCCGGTCACCATTCTCTCCACGCTGCCGTCGGCGGCGGTGGGTGCGCTGCTGACGCTGCTGCTGGCCGGTAGCGAGTTCAGCCTGATTGCGCTGATCGGGGTGATCCTGTTGATCGGCATCGTGAAGAAGAACGCCATTATGATGATCGACTTCGCGCTGGAAGCGGAAAACAAGCAGGGGATGAGCCCACGCGATGCGATTCATCAGGCGTGTCTGCTGCGTTTCCGCCCGATTATGATGACCACCATGGCGGCACTGCTGGGGGCATTGCCGCTGATGCTGGCCTCCGGTTCTGGCGCTGAGTTGCGCCAGCCGCTTGGCCTGGTGATCGTCGGTGGGTTGATCGTCAGCCAGGTGTTGACGCTGTTCTCCACCCCGGTGATTTACCTGTGGTTTGATGGCTGGGCACAACGTGGTAAGCGTTTTGTGCAGCGTAAACAGCAGCAGGCGCGAGGCGAGCAATGA